CATGGACATAACATTTGTGACATCACGCACAATCTTCTGAAAATGATGTTGAAGCTTTCATTTGCGTTTGCTTTCGTCTTTGTCGGCTCCTGGAACCGCCTGAGAGGTACTGAGGAGGGACGATGAGTGTGATAGACTGGGACTCCTGTCAATCAATTACATGAATAAACCTTGATACCCACATTAACACACAGTCATTCATATATTTGCCAGTGGAAGGTGTGAtggaattttaaaaaaacattcctaGGGATTTCTGTGGAGTCTGAGAGCATAGTGGCCATTGCTGATACTGCAGCTTAAAGCAACAACATGCAACTATGTACCTTTTCTTAACAGCTCCAAAATTTGAATAGCACAATGACCTGCAAGGagaattataattattttattcccAACCCGTGGCACGAAGCCCTGTTCTTGCTTTATGGAGCAGTGTTGAGCAGGTAGATAATCAGAAGCTTCAACTGGCCGGAATCAGGCCCCACTGGAGATCcgttaaaaagacttagaagtcaTAAAACTAGGAATCATGTCTGATATTCAACAGAGGGAAGTTTAAATTATCAATAATTGTAAACAGAGTTCATCAATTTTGGTTCCAAAGCTTGTGATCATAAGGAATATCTATATAAAAACAGCTCAGACTTAGTGGCCGACAGAATGAGTTACCACCTGTGGCTATAGAGGGCGCTGTTGTTCAGCAAAAGTTGCATATGTTGTTTTTGCTGAACAACAGCGCCCTCTTTGTTAGTACATTGCTTAAATCATCTGGACTCGGGCTTCACTACTGGGCCATTGGGTTTGCCTTATATATTTTTGTCTCGCATATTTTTCTCCACACTGTTTGTACTCATGTCTTGTCGGAACTTCCAACTTGTAAATACTGTTCATGTCAACATCCGTGTCATGATTAAACCTGGGAAACTCAATATATTCAAGGGAAATCCAGAGTTTGTCGGTAAATGTAATTAAACCTAGATTTATAAACAGGTCATAAACATGGAAATCTTTATCCGTCTCTAGCATTCATCAAATATGACATGACTGAGGCAAgatattttattcttattttattctccCTCAACCGTAAGTCCTGATCAAAAACCTGTGATGAGAGAATCAAACACTGACTTGATGAGTGGAAACCctcaacaggaaatgaaagtATGTGGTTGAGGCAAGCCGAAGTTAAAGGGCCATTCCGTTGCAGTAAGTCCCCCATGGGTGTCAAACACAGCTTTAACCCATGACCTGTGATGTCACTCCTCCAACACTATTAATAATTCAACTTACACATAAGGTAAATGTACATTGGATTCAAATGGGTGCCATATAAACTGAATACAAACAGTGATTCCAAAATGTAAATTCCACTACATTAGTATTGTGTGTGATGATATTTAAGTTATTTATGGGAAGACAACTGTATGAGTAACACTCACCTTTCGCTGACAGATACTTGAAGGACATAATACGAATATGGTAATTAGTTTTTTCccattttttaattgttattcTGTATAAGTTCTATGTAGGTTGTATAACAATACTGTATCTTACACAATGGAGAGATTgtaatatgaaaataaagattttaataaactttaaagcTAAAGCAGCTTTAGATACAGTGGCTTCAGAAACTATTCAGACCATTTCACTTTTTGTGAAGTGATAACGTTGTTTATTTTTGCCCATCATCAATACTTGATTATCATAATGACAAcgtcaaaatatattttcagaaagttttgcaaatgtatttaaaaaatcactCATTCTGTATTCAGACCCTTAATACAGTACTGGCAGCAGTTATAGCTTCGAGCCAACAGCGTAAGTCTGAAGTTCAGCCCAAAGACtttattatactttatatattacttttatttatgtctcATAGGAAAAGACGATATTTTTTGTCCTGACCTCAGAGTCcttttaatgtcattttgtAGACTTCAAGCAGATTgtcttgtgttttatattcCTTTTAGCTGCTTAACCATAAAGGTCGGGTTGATGGAGTGCTGCTGAGATTGTCATCCTTCCGGcagttattttgttttcctttctctcgAGCTTTTTGGATTTGGAGATACATTTCAGAATGTTATAAAATCTTTTTATGATTAAACAAACAGTtctgtttcttcctttttttttatcaaacaggGAGTTAAACAAGACTGTCCCatttctccatttctctttATAATAGCAAGAGAaaggcttttttaaatgttagtaTAGTATATtttagtatatatattttttgtatacTTTATTAATAGTTCCAATATTGCTCAGCTGAAGGTATTGGAAGAGTAAGTTGGCATTGGTGGCTGTGGCTCCTCCAAGGTATCCAAAATACTGCACCCCAAGCTTGTAACTTGTACAATAaactactacaacaacacaACGGGAGGTCTGGAAGGGGATGGGAAACATCACAGTGTGCAACAAGAAGAACAGCAGCACAGCCGATGGAGATGTGGTGAAGGCCAGTTCAACCGCTTCTTCAATAGTTTCGATAGCCCTGCTGTCGGCGAAATGAGAGTGACTAAATGCATTAATCATGTTACTAGGCTGCCAGACTGTCAACATTACTGCATATGCttgtctttatttgattttatattcttagatctatatttttatattttatgttttatccttgctttccctttaaaaaataaataaaaatactctTACATCTGCTGTACCACAATTTACAGGCTAATGCACTacaatatctatctatctatctatctatctatctatctatctatctatctatctatctatctatcttctgATGCCTGGGAAATTATAACAATATTTTAGTGTCACTTCTGTTGTGTCTCCTTTGTGACATGTATCTAGCTGCACTTGTTCCTTATTTGTAAAAAAGTATCTTCATTTAATTGCCAAATTGTTTGTGGGCTACATTTTAAGTGCCACTAGGTGGCGGTAGAGCGCCTTGACGCTGGTTGCCTACAGCATAAatctagaaaaaaaaagggaagaagaaaCGGCAGCAACGCcatttcacttttcattcatttgtgtcGAGGCCTACGTCGGTTTACTGGTGAGATAGAGATTTATGCTTATTAAATACGGTCAGATAGACTCGAGGAAGTTGATATATGTGACGTTCACCGTGACGTTGTGATAGATGTTCTCGGTAAACATATGGGCTGAGCTGGAGGGCGGATGTTCGCCCGTAACTTGTTAGCAAGCTAGCTAACGTAGTAGCTTCCAGAATACATGCGTCTCCATCAGAGCGCCATTACACTGAAATACTGACGCAGTGCGCAGTGGACACTGTTTACTGAATTTAACAAACAGCGAGACCGGACAAGTTTATCTTTCTAAGTAATGTTAAACACAGCGAAAACACTTAACAGCGTCAGAGTTAGCACAATATGGCTAAGCTAGCTGGTGCAGCTCGCTAGCTTAGCCGTGTTTACGCTACGCTAGCTAACGTCAGAGAGATAATGACGTACTTAGccaatgtaaaaatacatgttATGAAGTTGCATACGAATGGACAGCACTTAGCTTATCACAGTAAACATGCAAAACGTATGAAATCTAATGAAACAGCCTTCCAACCAATTCTGCCTCTAATCTAAATTATAATGTTAAGGTCGAAAAAGTGCTTCTACAATATTGTCCAATCCAGTTTTCTCTATTAAGGAAGGTGTAATAACAACTATATATTTTGCTCTGCAGTTCACCGGCCCCATAAAGTACACAATCCAAAATGAACATGTAGTTGTGAAACTGTACAATGTAACACCCGCAGTGGGAGGAGCTCTTGCAAGATTGTTGTGTTTaactgtattattattgtttagcTACAGCACTGGTAGTTGAGTATATTAATTGTATAGCACTAATTCATTGTTCACTGACAGACCTTCACATCCCTTTTACTTAATCACTAATTATTGGTTGTGGTTATACGCTTGTAACTGACGTATCATTTTAAATCCACCAGGACACACCGAACTTCATCATGGTGAAGATTTTTATCGGCAATCTTGCCTGCAACACCACACCCGAGGAGCTGCGTGAACTCTTCGAGAAGTACGGCAAAGTTGCGGAATGTGACATCGTCAAAAATTATGGGTTTGTTCATATGAACAACGTCTCGGAAGCAGAGGTGGCCATTCAGAACCTCCACCAACACCAGTTGCACGGCTGGCGTATGAACGTGGAGATGAGCAAAGGGAGGCCCAAGTCCACCACCAAGCTGCACGTCAGTAACCTTGGCGAAGGCATCACCTGTGATGTTCTGCGGGCAAAGTTTGAAGATTTTGGCTCAGTGGTGGAATGTGACATAGTGAAGGACTATGCATTTATTCACATGGAGCGAGTGGAGGATGCCATGGATGCCATCAGTAAGATGGACAACACAGCCTTTAAAGGTGAACTCTCGGGCAGCGGAACATTTGTTGTCTTTACTGTCTGTAGATTCAAATTTGGATGCTGTTCTGTCGCTGTAGAGCTCTCAGGCCTAGTAAAACGCTCTAGCTCATTTCATttacacagaaagagaaagtttgGATAAACTTTGCCTTCATTGCAGGTGGACTGAAAGTAATCTCTTGTAACTTTGGCACCAGTGACTGGTGAATATAATCATCTGCACATGGCACTAAAGGTTATTTCGCTTCGCCCAGGGATTGCCGGTCAAATGAATTTAACGTGTTTTATAGACGGTAAGAGCCTTTTCGTATCAGAATCCTACGGTCTCATGcgtttcttctctctccctacAAGGCAAGCTGATGAGCGTACAGCTGTCCACCAGTCGGCTTCGCACTGCCCCGGGAATGGGAGAACATACCGGCTGCTATGTCTGCGGGAAACATGGTCACTGGTCGAAAGACTGTCCAATCGGTCGGAGCGATAGCCACGGTGATGACGAGAGAGGTCACAGCGGCCGGGCCCCCCCACGCGGTCCCCCAGGTTATGGCAGGGGCAGCTACGGAATGGCCCCACCTCCAGGAGCTGATTACATGGGTGGCTCTGCGTATAGTCAGGGTAGTTATGTGGGTGGTATCCCTCCACCCCCTCGTAGGCTCAGTGGCTACGGCTCTGAGCTGGGGGATAGATATGGAGGCAGACCAGCAGGCTCCTATGCTGACAGGTCATCAGCTTATGATCGTGACCGTCTTTATAGCAGTGTTGACTATTATGAGAAGTACAGAGCTCGGCCTTATGGCTCAAGCTATTTCGAGGATCGTCGCATGTCTTatctcccccctcccccaccccccccttcctccctttcAAAGCTCTCCTCCGGTGTCGATCCGTACGACCGTCGGCCACCGCCTCCACCTGTAGCGGCCGCTTCAGCTGCTGCTTACTATGCACAAGACCGCAACCCGATCGGACGAGTACCCGTCTCTTCGGCCGGCTACACCTATGAGCGAACACGGCTGTCACCGGTGTCCTCCAGGAGCACCTACGCTACTCCGCGACCCAAGGATCATTATGCGCCACGTTACGCGCCTTACTAAAACCATGGTGCCAAGGTGAGCAACATagtaaacaaacatgacagattatttgatttaatgataAGGggacattttaatgtaaaacatttcTGCTCGGTGTGCACTGGGATCTGGCTAATTTGTTATGAGGCTGAACCCTTTGAAGCTGTGCTGCATATATTTGGGGCATTAAACCCCCTTTCTGAAAAGGGATTGCTTTGCTCTCTTTGTAGGTCTATTTGTGAACTGCGGGACTTTTCCTTTGCCGTCATATCTTCGATCTACATGATTCCATCTATCTGCGCAATGTGCGGCTAAGCATATGAGATGCGGAAAGTTTGGAAATTGTGTTGGCATCTACAGGGCACCTGAGAGGCCGGTTGCCTGCAGATGAATTGTCCTTTCAGTCACATTCACATATTCTGTTTTCAATAAGGATGATGGTGATTAGAAAACTGCACTGTTAAACATTTATGTtgtataaaacaatattttttttcacttgttcTGCAGTTTTTCAGCTCAGTTTTTAgccatgtcttttttttcttaaccGTGTTTGTTCCTCACGTAATGCAAATTGTTTAATTGAGCAAATGTGAATTGCTTGGATTTTGTTTATCACTTAAAGAAAGCTGGATTTATACCTCTGTGTAAAGAAGCTGTGCCATACACATGGGCTCTAAGATTACACCATTGGCTACACTATAGTTGGCGTGAATCTCctcaaaaatttaaaatacgGCTGGGATGAAGAAACCATGCGGGAACAGCAAGAATTGCGATTGGCTGTGGGATTGAGTTTTTCCCCACATCTTGCTGATTCTGGTGGAGTTTGTAGATGGGGAAGACAACATTATGGCATACGAATGgactattatattatattattattatataaacacagcaATCCCATGGAAGAAGTGTCTTTATTCAGTAAGTAGACACATTGAACTCTTTGCATTGACTATAAATCCAGCTGaagtgtttttgttcctttttaatATCTaaacatttgactttattttctaaTTGGGAATCAGGTTAACCCATGTAGTATTATGTATCATTTGCTTGTGGTGCAGTATAGCCTTATCTTACCCCTCAGCACAC
The genomic region above belongs to Hippoglossus hippoglossus isolate fHipHip1 chromosome 18, fHipHip1.pri, whole genome shotgun sequence and contains:
- the LOC117779287 gene encoding RNA-binding protein 4.1-like — protein: MVKIFIGNLACNTTPEELRELFEKYGKVAECDIVKNYGFVHMNNVSEAEVAIQNLHQHQLHGWRMNVEMSKGRPKSTTKLHVSNLGEGITCDVLRAKFEDFGSVVECDIVKDYAFIHMERVEDAMDAISKMDNTAFKGKLMSVQLSTSRLRTAPGMGEHTGCYVCGKHGHWSKDCPIGRSDSHGDDERGHSGRAPPRGPPGYGRGSYGMAPPPGADYMGGSAYSQGSYVGGIPPPPRRLSGYGSELGDRYGGRPAGSYADRSSAYDRDRLYSSVDYYEKYRARPYGSSYFEDRRMSYLPPPPPPPSSLSKLSSGVDPYDRRPPPPPVAAASAAAYYAQDRNPIGRVPVSSAGYTYERTRLSPVSSRSTYATPRPKDHYAPRYAPY